The following proteins are co-located in the Salvelinus namaycush isolate Seneca chromosome 31, SaNama_1.0, whole genome shotgun sequence genome:
- the ccn1l1 gene encoding cellular communication network factor 1, like 1 yields the protein MQQKTRSRDSSSPAPWSDTAAFETGQGHVKSSAPTGSEESPATETEPTPDIIPDPPSAVEESGGTLSPTRAAYEIPAASPHEARPIPAPGVQADPPSALDLPALPPNLALTLGLPLVPAPGLQLVPAPGLQLVPAPGLQLVPAPGLQLVPAPGPSSGFCTGGTPRACSPLLGHSPPLWGNHLHACSPLLGPGLPQLGSCRRWACSPLSSQVQGGCPRQCSCPTSPPSCPPGVSWVTDSCGCCKVCARQYNQDCSPSQPCDHIKGLHCHLGSGGDPETGLCRAEAMGRPCELNGRVYQHGEDFQPSCQHQCSCMDGVVGCMPLCPHQVPLPGWHCSRPRLARLPGRCCEEWLCDDDNHIKEDSREVDHAPPPSPPQHPDLTSNELLMAPTPWDSSAGASYQEWISSPQSHALLPSTCFLQTTDWSPCSATCGMGVSSRVTSSNAECRLARETRLCQIRQCDLALTPSPKKGKKCQRTIRPRKPVRIKFSGCSTARQYRPRSCGLCADGSCCTPSLTRTVNLHFRCPGGRQDFTRSVMWIQRCRCSQSCQSQGLASPGSLSLPNDIHTFSH from the exons ATGCAACAGAAGACCAGATCCCGGGATTCCTCCT CCCCGGCACCGTGGTCAGACACGGCTGCGTTTGAGACCGGGCAGGGACACGTCAAGTCCTCGGCCCCCACTGGTTCTGAGGAGTCACCTGCTACGGAGACTGAGCCTACACCAGATATCATTCCCGATCCCCCCTCCGCTGTCGAGGAGTCTGGGGGAACCCTCTCCCCAACTCGGGCGGCCTATGAGATTCCTGCAGCATCGCCACACG AGGCACGACCCATTCCTGCTCCTGGGGTCCAAGCTGATCCACCATCTGCCCTGGACTTACCAGCACTGCCTCCTAATCTGGCCCTGACTCTGGGTCTACCGTTGGTGCCTGCTCCAGGGCTCCAGTTGGTGCCTGCTCCAGGGCTCCAGTTGGTGCCTGCTCCAGGGCTCCAGTTGGTGCCTGCTCCAGGGCTCCAGTTGGTGCCTGCTCCAGGGCCGTCCTCTGGTTTCTGCACTGGGGGCACACCACGTGCCTGCTCTCCACTGCTGGGGCACAGCCCACCTCTGTGGGGGAACCACCTCCATGCCTGCTCTCCACTGCTGGGGCCTGGCCTGCCTCAGTTGGGGAGCTGCCGCCGCTgggcctgctctcctctctcctcccag GTGCAGGGTGGATGCCCGCGGCAGTGCTCGTGCCCCACCTCACCGCCCTCATGCCCACCAGGCGTCAGCTGGGTGACAGACTCCTGTGGCTGCTGTAAGGTGTGTGCCAGGCAGTACAACCAGGACTGCAGCCCTAGCCAGCCTTGTGACCACATCAAGGGCCTGCACTGCCACCTAGGGTCTGGAGGAGATCcggagacaggactgtgtcgag CTGAGGCCATGGGTCGTCCCTGTGAGCTGAACGGCCGGGTCTACCAACACGGGGAGGACTTCCAGCCCAGCTGCCAGCACCAGTGCAGCTGTATGGACGGCGTGGTGGGCTGCATGCCCCTGTGCCCACACCAGGTACCACTACCAGGTTGGCACTGCTCCCGGCCCCGGCTGGCCAGGCTGCCAGGACGCTGCTGCGAGGAGTGGCTTTGTGACGATGACAACCATATCAAGGAGGACTCCAGAGAGGTTGACCACGCTCCACCTCCTTCCCCACCCCAGCACCCTGATCTTACCAGCAATGAGCTGCTCATGGCTCCCACCCCCTGGGACTCAAGTGCTGGAGCGTCATATCAAG AGTGGATCTCCTCCCCCCAGTCCCATGCCTTACTTCCCTCAACCTGCTTCCTGCAAACCACTGATTGGTCGCCTTGCTCAGCCACGTGTGGGATGGGCGTGTCCAGCCGAGTAACCAGTAGCAACGCTGAGTGTCGGTTGGCCAGAGAGACACGACTGTGCCAGATCCGGCAGTGTGATCTTGCCCTCACCCCTTCTCCCAAG AAAGGGAAGAAGTGCCAACGCACAATACGTCCTCGCAAACCTGTCCGGATCAAGTTCAGCGGCTGCTCTACAGCGCGCCAGTATCGTCCTCGTTCCTGTGGTTTGTGTGCCGACGGCAGCTGCTGCACTCCTTCTCTGACGCGCACGGTGAACCTTCACTTCCGCTGTCCCGGAGGCAGGCAGGACTTTACCCGTAGCGTGATGTGGATCCAGCGTTGCCGCTGCAGCCAGAGCTGTCAAAGTCAAGGGCTTGCCTCCCCGGGCTCTCTCAGTCTGCCTAACGACATCCATACCTTCTCCCACTGA